CTGGAAGATGACGGCGACCGAGCCGCGCGAGATGTTCTCCGTGCGTCCGTCGACAGACTTTATGTCGTCGCGCGTTGATATCTGGGTCACTGTGTCCGCCACGAGCCTCATATCTAGCGGCTTGCCGATCCAGTCTTCGTACTTTTCATGCAGCTCCTCGGCAACTCCCTCAGGGACCCCCTCGAAGCGCACCTCGGCGACGACGGGGGGGCCGTACCTCCTGGTTCGCTCCACTCTGCTGTGATCCCAGGTATGGCATTTTTCTTCGACAAGTTTCTTCAGCTCGGGGACCTTTTCCTCGGCGGCTTCCATCCCTTTGTCGATTATCTTGTCATAGCCTCCTGAGGCGAAGGTACTGAACCCGCTCACCTCGGGGGTGATGACAAGGTCGGCGGCTTCCACGTTTTGGCGGATCTGCTGCACCATGAGAATATCCAGCGTCTGCGCCGCGACGTCGAACATGGTGCGGAAGTTCTCGTTTTTCTTTGTAATATCCTCCGGAGAGAGGTTGACGGCGACGATCGGATGTCCCGGGAATATCTTTTTCGCCTCGAGTACCGGCAGGTTGGCCTTCAGGCCGCCGTCGACCAGGAGCATGCCGTTCATCGGCCAGGGGTCGAAGACGACGGGTATCGACATCGAGGCGCGCAGCGCGGAAGCCAGGTTGCCGTTGCGCAGTATGACGGTGTCGCCGTTCCCCAGATTCGTAGCCACCGCGGCAAAGGGGATCGGAAGGTGGTCGAAGTCCGTCACCGAAACGTGGGAGGTAAGGTCGCTGAGGAAGGCGTAGAGGTCTTTCGCGTTGAGGGCTCCGAGGCGTCCCTGCTCGTTTTTATTTTTGTCTATCGTAAAGGAGAACAGCGAATCGCCTGGGACGGCCGGTTTGTTATAGCCGTTTATGAGGTCGCTCCTGTTTCGCCCCGACATTATCTCCATGAGGTCAACCTTTGACAGCACCTCGCGCATATCCTCAGGCGTGCGTCCCGAGGCGTAAAGGCCGCCCATTATCGAGCCCATGCTGGTGCCGATTATGGCGGCCACGGGGATTTTTTCGCGTTCAAGGACCTCGAACACGCCGAGGTGCGAGAGCCCTTTCATGCCGCCGCCGCAAAGGACCAGCACGACGCCCTCTTTATGAGGGAATCCCCAGCTCTGCATGTGTGCCCGCGTCTCGGGACTGTCCCGCTCAAATTGCGCGCGCGCCGCCCCCTGTTCGCCTTGGCGAACGGTTAAAACTTCCTCTGGGGGCAAGCCTGCGGATGCGTCTGCCGCGTGCGCCGCCCCCTGTTCGCCCTGGCGAACAGTTAAAACTTCCTCCGGGGGCAAGCCCGCGGATGCGTCTGCCGCGTGCGCCGCCCCCTGTTCGCCCTGGCGAACAGTTAAAACTTCCTCCGGGGGCAAGCCTGCGGATGCGTCTGCCGCCCCGGCCCAATTTGTCACCGTAAGGAGGATCAAAAACATGTATAAAATAATTTTATTCTTAAAAATTTGCTTCATCATTCGACCACCTTTACAAAATACCGAAAAAATACCGATGAGTAGTTTCCCCTCAAGATAATTCTACGCCATTTGTCCGCCATAAGTCTATGTTTTTCCACGAAAATAGAGTAACGGACTTATACGCCAACGGCCTTTTTGTTTGCTGATTTTATATATGCGGCATATGCCGTCCGATGTAATATCAGCCATTGTGCAAAGCATACAATATAAGGAGCGGAATAGAGGGGGATTTTGTGCCTCAATCCCAATGACATATCCGTCGGATTGAAATACATTATTTGCGGTCTGCCATGCGGCAAACAAAAATAAAGAGGCGGTCGGAACATAGGGGTTTTCAAAGGCTTGACGGCATCTTACGGGCAGACAGCCGCCGCCGCAAAACCAAGAAGGACATGTGAGGTTCCAGAAAGGATTTTTATACTTGCGGCGGCGCGCAGGCGTTAGTTCCGCGCGCCGGCGTCTAAATTTTATTGCGGAGGGTATCTATGCGGAAAGGACAGGAAGCCAGGCTGAAGAGGCTGACGATAGGCATCGACGTCGGCGGGACCAACACGGACGGGGTGCTTTACGATACGGAGACGCGGAGCATCTTATCCTCCGTGAAGACCTCCACCGATCACGCGGATTATAGGAGCTCGATCGAAACCGCCGTGGGCAGGCTGCTTCAGTCCGCCTCTCCCGGGGAGATAATATCGCTCAACATCTCCACCACTCTGTCGACCAACGCGCTGCTGGAGGGCAAGGGCGCTCCCGTGGCGCTGGCGCTCATCGGCTACGAGGATTTTCCGCACATAAAGGATGAAATACTGCGGGAGGTCTCTCCGGCGGCGCTGCTTTCGGCCCGCGGCGGCCACAACGGCTGGGGGAAGGAGCGCCAGGCTCTTGACCGCGAAGCTTTGCTGCGGTTCGCGAAAGAAAATTCCGGCGGCTATTTTGCCGTTTCGTCGCTGTATTCGCCGCGCAACCCACTTCATGAGATGGAGGCCGCCGGCATCATAAAGGCCGCCGGGTGCGCGGGCGTCACCTGCGGACATGAGATGGCGCGCTCAAAGCTGAATTCGGTAAAGCGCACGGTGACTGCTTTCCTGAATTCATCGCTGATGGATGTGACGGAACGCCTGATCGGCGGCGTGGAATTCTGCGCGGCCTCCCACGGCCTCCGCTGCCCCGTGATGTTCCTGCGCAGCGACAGCTCGCTCGTCTGCGGGCAGTGGTGCGCGCGGTTCCCGCTGGAGACTGTCTTTTCTGGGCCCGCCGCCAGCATGCGCGGCGCGATGCTGCTCGGCGGCGTCAAGAACGAGGACGCGGTCATCGCCGATATGGGGGGGACCTCTACGGACATCGGCGTCGTAAGGAACGGAAAGGCTCTCTATTCAAAAGAGGGGGCCGCTATCGGCAATTATCGTACGATGATCCCTTCGCTTGAGATAAACTCGATCGCTCTCGGCGGCGACAGCTCGGTCAAGATCGGCGAAGATGGGCGGCTTGCCATCGGCCCGGAGAGGGTTCAACCCTACTGCCGGGCATCCGCGGGGGAAGAATGCGGCTACACGCCGACCGACGCTCTGGCCTCCCTCGGCATCGCGGGGGTCGGAAGCAGCGGCAGAAGCCTCCGTGCCTCAAATGAATACGGCGAGAGGTTGGGCCTGTCGGCGATAGAATTCGCGAGGCTCGTGCGCAAAGAGGTTTCGGAACGGCTGCGTGAAGCGCTTGCGCAAAGCGGCAAAGAGGCGAGGCGCATCTGCGTCGGCGCTCCGATCGCGGCCTTCGCCGGCGGAGACAACTGCTCGGTGCCTGACGATGCGGCGATCGCCAGCGCCGCCGGGGCGGCCTCAAGCTCGCTTTCGCTGGACTGCACCGTCTCCATTCTGCACAATTTCTTCGACGGTAATTTTTACGCCTTTCTTCCCGTAAGCCAGATAAAGGGTTCGGATCTGGAGTCCGTCCTTTCGCGGTCGCGCGCCGCGCTTGAAAAATATCTGACCGAACAGGCCGCGCTTATGGGGTTTAAAGATGTCTCGGCCGGGATCAGCGAGGAATATGAATATATCGGAAGAGAAAAATGCCTTTCGTCGCTCGCGGCGATCACTTTGAGCGGCAAGGTGATTGTGCATAATGTATAAATAAGCGGAAGGCATTTTGTTTAATTTCTTTAATAAGTTTATAAAATTATTTATTATGCACAAAAATAAAATCCAGAAAAATCAATCTTTCATCAACTCTTTACAATGACGTTACGGAAAAATGGATATAAAGTATGGGCTACAGGTTGCAGGCCACGTACAATTTGGAGGCATTAAAAATGATAATTTCACTAAAAGACCGCATTGCCGATATATTGAAGGAAACGCCGCTCCCAAAGGCCAAGGATGTAACGGACGAATCACACAGGCTTGCCGCGGAGATAAACATTGGCCGCACCAAATTTATGGATAAATATGACGTTTCGTCGGAACTTGAATATAAGCGCAGGTGCGTCAAAGAGGGGCGCATCATGTATCACGCCCACATCGGCATGAACACATGGAATGAGACGGTGATTGCCCTGGGCGAAGTATATGATTTCGCCGAAAAAAACGGTTTCGTACTCGACCGCGCCGGTATTTGCCTCGACCGCCGCATGTCGCTGCCGCCGGAACTGAGAAAGTCCGCGCCGCAGGAAACGGGGCCGTACCTTGAGACCGAGGGGGACTGGCGGCAGGTGGGGCAGGCCGCGCCGATCCAGCCGCACATGGGAGACTTCATCATCGGCTTTCCCGCCTCGACGGTAAACGCGATGGCGGCGCTCCGCGCCGGCGTGACGACGGTCGGGAATCTTTCGCAGTTCTTCGCCCACGAAGCGCCGATGTGGAAGCGGACCGATATCACGACGGTCGAGACCGTCAAAGCGATCGGCATTATGGGAGCGTTGAGAGAGAAGGGGACGCTGATGCACTCCTATCTCGACGACGGCTTTGGGGCGCTTTTCCTCGACTGCGCGACGAGCGCGGCCTGGGCCTATCTCGAAAGATACATCGTCGAGGATCTTCTCGGAGCCAAGCTCGCCCACTGCGTCGGCGGACTGGTCTCCGACCCGATCAAACGCACGGGTTGGGTCTTCGCGCTCGACGAGATACACGATCACGACTGCATCGGCTCGATGTTCTACGGCGACACGATCTCCGCGAGCAGCGTGCCGGAGGAGAACCGCTCGCTGGCGGCCGAATACCTGATATGGGATATAATGGCCCAGCTAGAATGCCCAACTGGCCACGGACTGATGCCGGTGCCTTTCACCGAGGCGCTGCGCGCGCCGTCGCTCGAAGAGATCTGCGAAATACAGCAGTGGGCGCGCGAGATGGAGCGTATCGCCAGGCGCATGCACCCGCACTTTGACTTTACGGCGAGCAGATCTTTCGCCGCCTCGATCTGCGCCAAGGGCAAAGGCATTTTTAAAAACGCGCTCGACTTCTTCGCCGACTGCGGCGTGGATACGAGGGACGCGGTACAACTGCTTTATATCCTCAAAAAAATCGGCCCGCGGGCCTTTGAGGACGAACTCAACCCCGGCGCGAGAGACAAAGAGAAGACCTCCGCGGGCGGCGAACCGATCCCCAACGACATCTTCACGCGGACGCTGGAACAGGTCGACACCTGGCGGCCGCACTACGAAAGCGGCGAGGTCCGCGAAAAGCTATCGGGCATAAAGGTGCTGCTCGCCTCGACGGACGTGCACGAGCACGGCCTGCTCCTCATCGACCGGCTGCTTACGGCGGCGGGGGCGCTGGTGGACAATATCGGCGCCGAGCGCAACCCCGACGAGGTCGTCTCCGAAGCGGCAAAGCACAGGGCGGAAATGGTGTTCATCAGCACCCACAACGGCATGGCGCTGGAATACGCGCGCAACCTTCTCGACGAAATGGAGGAGGAGGACTACAAGGTCCCCGTCTGCATGGGCGGAGTGCTCAACCAAAACACCGCGGAGGGCACCACCCCGGTGGATGTGAGCGGGGAGCTTGAGGGGATGGGCGTGACGGTGGTAACGGACCTGCGGCTGCTGCCGGAGCGTACCGCCGCCGCAAAGAAACGCGTTTTATAAGGTTTTGCAAATCCATACATACAAAAGGGGAGATTCATTATGCTACACAGAGGTTTTTTTAAGTTTTTAGCTTCACCGTTCGCGCTGGCCGTCTTGGTACTGCTGCTTTGCGGGGCACGGAGCGCTCAGGCCGCTCCGCTGGTCCTCAAGTTTGCCGGGCAGAACCCGCCCGATCACTTCGCGACCGTTTCGATGAGGGACATCGCGAAAGAGGTTGAGAAAAATACCAACGGGCGTATCCAGATCAAAGTATTCCCCGCAAATCAGTTGGGCGACTATTCCCTTGTGTATGAGGAGCTCGTCCGCGGCACCATCGAAATGGCGGCGATCTCCTTCCCCAGCCAGTTTGACAGCAGAATGGACCTCATCTATGTCCACGGCTACACAGGCAGCTACGCTCAGGTCGCGAAAGTATACGCCCCCAACGGCTGGTTCTTCAAAAAGATGGACGAGTTCAACAAGGCGCTCGGCGTCAAACTTCTCGGGATGTACCTTGAGGGCATGGTCGGCATGGGCACGGTGAAAGAGATGAGAGATCCGCTCAACCCGAAGGTAGACCACGGCGTGCTGCTCCGCATACCGAACATGGACGTCTTCAAGACGGCTCTTGAAGGGTCAAAGTACCGCACGATCTCCATCCCCTTCGCGGACGTCTACCAGTCGATGCAGACAGGAGTCTGCGACGGCGACACCGGATACTCGATAGTCGCGGCCTACACGGCGCTCGGCGACGTAATCAAGCACTGGTACAACCTCAACAAAAACACGGAATGCCTCGGCATCATGATCAGCGCCAAGGTCTGGGACAAACTCTCGAACGACGACAAAAAAGTCCTTCAGGCGGCGGTCAACAAACAGACGGCCCTCTCAATAAAGAACGCAGAGGCGAATGACAAAAAATTCCTCGAACTGATGAGGAAAAAGGGCATCAAGGTCCACACATACACGACAGAGCAGCTTCGCCCGCTCATGGACGCCTTCGCGGCGACATGGGGCCAGCTCGATCAGTCAAAGGGCAAAGAGCTGATGGACGAATTCCGCAAAGAGATGAAGAGGATATCCGACAGCACCAAATAAACAGATCGCTCCTCCCAACCGACAGAAGAGCCAGGCCGTGCTTTCGCACGGCCTGGCTCTTTCATAACCATTATACCGGCCGCAAAGATCAGCGGCTGCCGCCGCGGTTGCCCAGCTCTTTCATATAAAGCGCGAGGTAATAGGCCATCACCTGCTTAAAATCCTGCATCGAGATGCCGAGCCGCTCTTCTATCTTCTGCAAACGGTAGGAGAGCGTGTTTCTGTGAAGGTGGAGCTTTTCGGCGGCCTGCTGCTTACTGAAAAAGGACTCGCAATAAACCTTGAACGTATCAAGCAGGTCGTGAGCGTCACCGTCGCCGCCAAGCGCGGCGAGCCTCTTTTCAATGAAGCGCAGTGAAAAATGAGGCTTTACTGAAATAAGCATCTCCTCCAGCAGCAGCCTGTCGAAGGTGTAGGCTCCCGGAGGCATGGACAGCTTTTCGGCAATGCCGACGACGTCCCAGGCGTTGCGGTAGGCGTTGGGCAATTCAAAGAGGTTGTGCGCGGGATGCCCCACGCCGATTATCGTTTCGAGAGAGGCATCCTTCAGCTTGTTGTATATCTCCCCCGCGGATTCGCACGAAGCCTCGATATCCTCTTCAAGATGTTTTTCATCGATGTCGCAGGGCCGTATCACGACAAAACGATCCCGCGCCACGCTCGCAATGATGTTCTGCGGATCGGGGAAAATCTCCCGCAGCAGTACGATGACGCGCCCGTGCATCGAGGAGTAATCTATCTCGTCCTCTATCGGATCGGAATAACTCTCATAGGATATCTTCACCGGGTTTTTTTCCAGGCCGAGGCCGCGGAAGTTTGAAAAGAAGACCGCGATCACGCCGTGCGGCTGATCGAGCTCTATGCCGAACTGTTCGGCGCGCTTGGTGAGCAGGGCGTGATCGTCACGGTTCGGATCAAACACGCCGATATCGCGGACGAGCTCGTTTATCTTCTTCTGCGGAGAGCTCAGCGACGGGGAGAGTATCTTCTCGCGCAGCATGCTCTCTATCTGGTTCTTCACAAGCAGCGAGAACTGCATTACGACCTCCGGCTCGCCGGCTATCGCGGCGGTGCCTATCACCCTGCCGTTATAAAACAGCGGCACCGTCGACCCGGGGTACCACACTCCAAGCTCCTTGGCCGCCTTCGCGTCGTCGAAGCTCATCTTCTTATATTTTACGCAAGGGATAGACGAGGGGTGGAAGTCCCCTATCCTCTCCTTCGCCGGAGAGCCGATTATGATCCCGTTGATGTCCGTGATGATTATGCTGCGGCCCATCATCGAGCTCAGGTATTCCGAAATTTCCTGCGCATATTTTGACAGCATCGTTTTACTCCTATGTTATTGCTAATCAGATATCTGATGAACGCAAAACAAGCGCGCCGTATGGCTCGTCCGCCCGTCCGGCGCGGATGATCCCGCGCCCTCTATTCCCTGTCTTCCCTTCTGAACGGGACCCCCAGCGCCGCCGGAGCGCCCAGGAGCCGCCCCTTGCCGGCCCTGACAGAGACGATCGTAAGTACGATTATAGTCATAATGTACGGCAACGTCATAAGCAAAGAGGTCGAAATTGTGGAGCCCATCGCCTGCAGCCGCAGCTGCAGCGCCTCGACGCCTCCGAAGAGGTAGGCTCCCAGCGCCGCGCGCGCCGGATTCCAAAGGCCGAAGATCACGAGGGCCACAGCGATCCAGCCGCGTCCGGCTGTCATCCCCTCTATCCACATCTGGGCATAGACCACGGAGAGATACCCGCCGCCGACGCCGGCCAGCCCGCCGCCGAAGACGCAGTAAAAATAGCGCAGCTTCGTGACGGAGAGCCCCATCGCGTCAGCCGCGCGCGGGTTCTCCCCCACGGCGCGCAGGTTGAGCCCCGGGCGTGTAAAAAAGATGAACCAGCAGAGAAACACTACGAGGATGTATGAGAGGTAGACCATCGCGTTATGCTGGAAGAATATCGGCCCGATAAAAGGAATGTCCGCGAGCAGCGGCAAATTCATCTGTTTCATGCCCTGTATCGTCTGCCCTATCGCCGAGCGCCCCATGAGGGCGGAGAGGCCGTAACCGGTAAGCACCATCGCGAGGCCGCTCACGACCTGATTACACATCAGCGTTATACAAAGGAAGGCGTGTATCAGCGTTATCGCGCAGCCCGCCGCGAAAGAGGCGGCGATGCCGAACCAGGGATCGCCCGTTGCCATCGTCACGGCAAAACCGGCGTAGGCGCCGACGAGCATGATGCCCTCAAGCCCAAGATTCATTACGCCCGCCCGCTCCGAAACGACCTCTCCGAGAGAGGCGTAAAGCACCGGGGTCCCGCTTCTCACCGCCGCCGCAAGCACCACTGTCAGAAATTCCATTACGCTTTCCCCCTCCCGCCGTCAAGAGCGGAGCTCTCCTTTTCAACATGGACCATCGATATCTTAAAGCGCGAAAGGGTCTCGGCGGCAAGCACGGAAAACAGTATCAGCCCCTGCAATATCTGGAGGCTCGCCAGCGGCAGTCCCATGACCACCTGCAGCGTATCGCCGCCGACGAGCAGCACGCCCATGAGGAAGGCGACAAGCGGCACATAGATCGGAGAGAGCCGCGCGAGCCAGGCGACGAGGATACCGGTGTATCCGTAGCCCATCGAAAAACCGCGGCTCATGCGCCCGTACAGCCCCGCCATTTCGCTCATTCCCGCAAGCCCCGCCACCGCGCCGCCGATAAAGGTGACGAGGAGGATGTTCCTTGAGATATTTATGCCGGCGTAACGCGCCGCGCGCGGGTTTTCTCCGATCACGGATATCTCGTAACCCCACTTGCTGCGCTTCAATATGACCTGAAAGACCAGCGCGACGGCGAGGGCGATAAAAATACCGCCGTGGATGCGCGTATTGCCAAATATCCAGAGGCGCGCCGCCTCGGGAAAGTTAGGCGTGAAGGGAAAGCCCATACTCATCGGGTCTTTCCACGGGCCGTAGATGAAATACTCGCTGAGGTTTATGCCGATATAGTTGAGCATCAGCGTCGTGATCGTCTCATTGACATTCCACCGCGCGCGCAGAAAGCCGGCGAGCATGCACCACAGTCCGCCGGCAACGGCTCCGGCGGCGGACATCATCACGAACATGACGGCCCAATTGTCAACAAAGAAATAACGGACGACGGCGACGGTGGCGATGGCCCCGAGACATAGCTGCCCCTCCCCGCCGATGTTCCAGATAAGCATTTTGTAGCAGATCAAACCTCCGAGCGCCGTCAGAGTGAGCGGTATGGCCTTGGTGACGATCTCGCTGAGTCCGTAGCTGCTTCCGAGCGCCCCTTTGATCACCTCTTGATAGGCCCGCAGCGGGTCCACGCCAAGACATGCAAAAAGCACCCCGCCCGCGAAAAGCCCGAAGATGACCGCCGCGACGGGAATGAGGACGTTCACCCAAGGGGGATTGTAAAGACGCGGTTCAAATCTCAGTCGAATCATCACAAAGCCTCCAGATCACAGATATATAACTGTATGATTATAACATTTCACAGACCGATCCGGCGCCCGCGCAAGCCTAAACGCCGATCTACGTCTGGCGAGGGGAAAATAAACAGCGATTTAGCGCCCTTCCGTCGCTCCGGCCTCCGAGCCGGAGCCGGGTGGCGTTGGTTTTTGCTTTACAATCGATGTTGGAACAAACCTGAAGCCACTGGATGCCGGGTCAAGCCCGGCATGACAAGATAAATCGCGGTTTATCTTTCCCCGCAATCGCGTAAATCGGCGTTTAGACGTGCGAATAACGAAATAACCGAGGGCCTGCCAAGCGGAGGCGCACTAGTGTGCGGTGAGCATTGGCAGGCCCTCGGTTATGAAGTTAGTCGTGCGTATAAACGCCGATTTATCAGATGTTGCGCCAGCGCTTAAACCCCTTGCCGACCACTTCGTTGGCTTCGGTGACGACCATGAACGAGCCGGGGAAATGTTCGGCGAGGAAACGTTTGAGCTCAACCACCTGCCGCGGCATCAGCAGGCACATTATCGTGAAGCCGTCGCGGCGCTTGTAGCCTCCCTCGCTTGACAGCAGCGTGCAGCCGCGGCCAAGCTTTCTGTTGATGAATTCAACTACGGCGTCGGTGTTGGAGGCGACGATGAAGACGAGGCGGCGCTTGTCGAAAGAGGCAAGTACGCTGTCCATCGTCATGCCGCAGATGTAGCAGGAGATAAATCCGTACATCACCTTTTCCAGGCCGATGACGCTGAAGGAAACGGCGAGGATGACCATGTTGAAGTAGAAGCTGAGCCGCCCCACCTCCATGCCGTAGCGTTTTTTAAGCACGGTGATCGCGATATCGAGGCCGCCGGCGCTGATGCCCTCACGGTAGAGCAGGCCGATGCCGAGTCCTTTGATCACGCCGCCGGCCACCGCGACAAGGAAGATGTCGTCCATCATCGGGAAGCTGATGGTCTGGAGCAGATCGAGTACCGCCGAAAGCACGAAAGCGTTGATGACCGTCCATATAAGGAAGCGCTTGGAGAGTGTTTTCGCGCCCCATATCAGCAGGA
The window above is part of the Cloacibacillus evryensis DSM 19522 genome. Proteins encoded here:
- a CDS encoding patatin-like phospholipase family protein, translating into MQSWGFPHKEGVVLVLCGGGMKGLSHLGVFEVLEREKIPVAAIIGTSMGSIMGGLYASGRTPEDMREVLSKVDLMEIMSGRNRSDLINGYNKPAVPGDSLFSFTIDKNKNEQGRLGALNAKDLYAFLSDLTSHVSVTDFDHLPIPFAAVATNLGNGDTVILRNGNLASALRASMSIPVVFDPWPMNGMLLVDGGLKANLPVLEAKKIFPGHPIVAVNLSPEDITKKNENFRTMFDVAAQTLDILMVQQIRQNVEAADLVITPEVSGFSTFASGGYDKIIDKGMEAAEEKVPELKKLVEEKCHTWDHSRVERTRRYGPPVVAEVRFEGVPEGVAEELHEKYEDWIGKPLDMRLVADTVTQISTRDDIKSVDGRTENISRGSVAVIFQIERPAKYEFGVDGYASNLYWNRWISLSAVVHDTLMAGDSASLEFRFGTTWGAMMRYFTVEDEKDSQWGLVLAGRREEYEPYNYGNAEFERYTAKAAWYKKLNGRLRVGLGYGAQRVTSLGNDTINDHGPYFTFSFNTLDDPILPTKGMVVMSDLWFPIDHNVVSNTQFRTYVPFLKMGKVIFAGGLKTGDADSLAYAAMLGTREELYSLGQHPLVGDQAYWLHLGIERVFTRSWWGGVNVEIFGNYGQTMYDWKNADSRWEVGAALSIPTNNFSSKLVFVYDDDGGFTIGYTIGVPRFWDGPLP
- a CDS encoding hydantoinase/oxoprolinase family protein translates to MRKGQEARLKRLTIGIDVGGTNTDGVLYDTETRSILSSVKTSTDHADYRSSIETAVGRLLQSASPGEIISLNISTTLSTNALLEGKGAPVALALIGYEDFPHIKDEILREVSPAALLSARGGHNGWGKERQALDREALLRFAKENSGGYFAVSSLYSPRNPLHEMEAAGIIKAAGCAGVTCGHEMARSKLNSVKRTVTAFLNSSLMDVTERLIGGVEFCAASHGLRCPVMFLRSDSSLVCGQWCARFPLETVFSGPAASMRGAMLLGGVKNEDAVIADMGGTSTDIGVVRNGKALYSKEGAAIGNYRTMIPSLEINSIALGGDSSVKIGEDGRLAIGPERVQPYCRASAGEECGYTPTDALASLGIAGVGSSGRSLRASNEYGERLGLSAIEFARLVRKEVSERLREALAQSGKEARRICVGAPIAAFAGGDNCSVPDDAAIASAAGAASSSLSLDCTVSILHNFFDGNFYAFLPVSQIKGSDLESVLSRSRAALEKYLTEQAALMGFKDVSAGISEEYEYIGREKCLSSLAAITLSGKVIVHNV
- a CDS encoding cobalamin-dependent protein (Presence of a B(12) (cobalamin)-binding domain implies dependence on cobalamin itself, in one of its several forms, or in some unusual lineages, dependence on a cobalamin-like analog.) yields the protein MIISLKDRIADILKETPLPKAKDVTDESHRLAAEINIGRTKFMDKYDVSSELEYKRRCVKEGRIMYHAHIGMNTWNETVIALGEVYDFAEKNGFVLDRAGICLDRRMSLPPELRKSAPQETGPYLETEGDWRQVGQAAPIQPHMGDFIIGFPASTVNAMAALRAGVTTVGNLSQFFAHEAPMWKRTDITTVETVKAIGIMGALREKGTLMHSYLDDGFGALFLDCATSAAWAYLERYIVEDLLGAKLAHCVGGLVSDPIKRTGWVFALDEIHDHDCIGSMFYGDTISASSVPEENRSLAAEYLIWDIMAQLECPTGHGLMPVPFTEALRAPSLEEICEIQQWAREMERIARRMHPHFDFTASRSFAASICAKGKGIFKNALDFFADCGVDTRDAVQLLYILKKIGPRAFEDELNPGARDKEKTSAGGEPIPNDIFTRTLEQVDTWRPHYESGEVREKLSGIKVLLASTDVHEHGLLLIDRLLTAAGALVDNIGAERNPDEVVSEAAKHRAEMVFISTHNGMALEYARNLLDEMEEEDYKVPVCMGGVLNQNTAEGTTPVDVSGELEGMGVTVVTDLRLLPERTAAAKKRVL
- the dctP gene encoding TRAP transporter substrate-binding protein DctP, with amino-acid sequence MLHRGFFKFLASPFALAVLVLLLCGARSAQAAPLVLKFAGQNPPDHFATVSMRDIAKEVEKNTNGRIQIKVFPANQLGDYSLVYEELVRGTIEMAAISFPSQFDSRMDLIYVHGYTGSYAQVAKVYAPNGWFFKKMDEFNKALGVKLLGMYLEGMVGMGTVKEMRDPLNPKVDHGVLLRIPNMDVFKTALEGSKYRTISIPFADVYQSMQTGVCDGDTGYSIVAAYTALGDVIKHWYNLNKNTECLGIMISAKVWDKLSNDDKKVLQAAVNKQTALSIKNAEANDKKFLELMRKKGIKVHTYTTEQLRPLMDAFAATWGQLDQSKGKELMDEFRKEMKRISDSTK
- a CDS encoding sugar diacid recognition domain-containing protein — its product is MLSKYAQEISEYLSSMMGRSIIITDINGIIIGSPAKERIGDFHPSSIPCVKYKKMSFDDAKAAKELGVWYPGSTVPLFYNGRVIGTAAIAGEPEVVMQFSLLVKNQIESMLREKILSPSLSSPQKKINELVRDIGVFDPNRDDHALLTKRAEQFGIELDQPHGVIAVFFSNFRGLGLEKNPVKISYESYSDPIEDEIDYSSMHGRVIVLLREIFPDPQNIIASVARDRFVVIRPCDIDEKHLEEDIEASCESAGEIYNKLKDASLETIIGVGHPAHNLFELPNAYRNAWDVVGIAEKLSMPPGAYTFDRLLLEEMLISVKPHFSLRFIEKRLAALGGDGDAHDLLDTFKVYCESFFSKQQAAEKLHLHRNTLSYRLQKIEERLGISMQDFKQVMAYYLALYMKELGNRGGSR
- a CDS encoding ABC transporter permease — encoded protein: MEFLTVVLAAAVRSGTPVLYASLGEVVSERAGVMNLGLEGIMLVGAYAGFAVTMATGDPWFGIAASFAAGCAITLIHAFLCITLMCNQVVSGLAMVLTGYGLSALMGRSAIGQTIQGMKQMNLPLLADIPFIGPIFFQHNAMVYLSYILVVFLCWFIFFTRPGLNLRAVGENPRAADAMGLSVTKLRYFYCVFGGGLAGVGGGYLSVVYAQMWIEGMTAGRGWIAVALVIFGLWNPARAALGAYLFGGVEALQLRLQAMGSTISTSLLMTLPYIMTIIVLTIVSVRAGKGRLLGAPAALGVPFRREDRE
- a CDS encoding ABC transporter permease, translated to MIRLRFEPRLYNPPWVNVLIPVAAVIFGLFAGGVLFACLGVDPLRAYQEVIKGALGSSYGLSEIVTKAIPLTLTALGGLICYKMLIWNIGGEGQLCLGAIATVAVVRYFFVDNWAVMFVMMSAAGAVAGGLWCMLAGFLRARWNVNETITTLMLNYIGINLSEYFIYGPWKDPMSMGFPFTPNFPEAARLWIFGNTRIHGGIFIALAVALVFQVILKRSKWGYEISVIGENPRAARYAGINISRNILLVTFIGGAVAGLAGMSEMAGLYGRMSRGFSMGYGYTGILVAWLARLSPIYVPLVAFLMGVLLVGGDTLQVVMGLPLASLQILQGLILFSVLAAETLSRFKISMVHVEKESSALDGGRGKA
- a CDS encoding YitT family protein, giving the protein MEYRIDQIKWKHLYRKAQLLFFSEWKTMLISMAAIVIYAVGVVGFTIPYKFADQGVMGIAVLLKYTLGFNPAYVLLILNIILLIWGAKTLSKRFLIWTVINAFVLSAVLDLLQTISFPMMDDIFLVAVAGGVIKGLGIGLLYREGISAGGLDIAITVLKKRYGMEVGRLSFYFNMVILAVSFSVIGLEKVMYGFISCYICGMTMDSVLASFDKRRLVFIVASNTDAVVEFINRKLGRGCTLLSSEGGYKRRDGFTIMCLLMPRQVVELKRFLAEHFPGSFMVVTEANEVVGKGFKRWRNI